tgattgattgattgaatgaAGGAAGGAATGAATGCAGAACTCTTCAGTTTGTTAAGTTTGTTAACTGAAGCTATTGCAGCATTATTGTGAGAgatcataattaaataggGATTTAGACATCACTTCTAATTGACTTCTTACACAGTTAGTTACAACTTACTCATTGTAGTAAAGTAGTAACACTTGAGTCAAAATCATATTCAAATGCTGACAATTTTGGTTATATAGCTTCGTTACCAAAccttaattcaatttaatatattcaagCAAGAACGTGTTGAAAAAGGACTTGAACTtagtacataattttttcaCTACAACTGATTACAAAAGTGTTAATTAATGGTGCCATGATCtacttaattttgaaaaagcAAAAGCTCCGGTGTATTGGCATAGCGGTAAAGTAATGTGGAGTATATGTCAGAGGCTAAAGGTCTtgtatttgaatttcaatctttaaatttaatgctTAAATcgtaaaaagggaaaaaggaaatatttttaattggttTATGATAAGAAGACAAATAAACACCATGATTAATGATTGTACATCatggtagtgataaaatgaaataattaaaactctTATAATAATAGAATCTTGtctgaaataattaatcaactaTGAACACAGGTGTAAGAATTCCCATTGGCTCTCTCAGCTGTGAATAGTAATTATAgtatcactttttttaataattaatactcttttcgttcgccattaggagtctcattcatgggcggcatgattttaagaaatgttaagaaaagtgggtggaaaaaagttggtggaataaaagtctcacttgtatatatattaattataaatgaaaagtgagtggaatgagttagcggaaggtgggaccctattaccatttatggtaaaagtgaatcgggactcttattcgcggactcctattcacggactcCATTTCACGGattcttaaaatggaaaaacgggactcctattcacggacggagggagtaaatgaTAAAACTGTCGCATTctacattttgtttatatacatattttcaGGCCACCTAATTAGGAGCTTTCACGGTTGTgatatttatgaataattCATTTGCATGAACTATTCACATGGCCTTTCAACTCAGAAATGGAAACTTTTATCAAATATCTCAATTTTCTTGTAGCTTTCCATTGATGTGGAAAGGGATAATGCTCTTTTTTCAGCACTTTTGGTTGTTTTCATTACGAATGAGTAAATACCACATGGCAATAACCATATATTAACATATTATCCATATATCAAGTTGTTTTATCCTTTCACGACATAAACCACAACTTTTCTCCACACAATCACTTTTGTAAGTTTGTTAATAAGTAACACTGAAATATGAGATGGGGAGAAAATACACTGAAAGAGAGAGTAATCGATAGATAGAGAGactttaagaaaataatatatggaatatattcaaaaaatatctcatagtaagcaaaataaatcatataaataaatcaaaaatttaacaaccatataaatatatcataaaagataatgcaaaataatatacaaaaatatagaTGTATAAGTCGTTGtcaagaaaaaagtgtttctTCACTTGCAAATGGAGTACAACAATACATAATCCTATTTAGGAACAAAGAATGTATATACtcaccaaaaaatattttattctggTCAGTCTCTTAGagcatcttttattttaaaaattcaccACACATTACACTACTAATTTGGTGAATCTACTAATTTTTGTGAGTCTCATTATCAACTAATAATGCTTTAactgattttctttttctcttttatattttaccaattttgtacGAAAACAGACGTACTTGCCGTAAACATATTTTCAATGAATTTTGTATCTCTTTCGAAACTCCTAGAGCCATTCGTCTGTTGGGAACGCGACTAACATGTAAACTTCGGGACTACTACTATTGAAGAGATTTCATTGTCAAATCATTATGCaagatatttattgatataaacattctttgttttatgattttatttatttatggtgTCAGTGTTTGTAAGTTAGTGcttaattacataattattgtTGACTAGTTTGATTCTCTAGATTTTCGTGTGACATCCtccaatataattattaagttTATGGCTTACTATTTGATTAGTCAATGTTTAATCCGTTTTTTATTGAACCGGTCGAGTAGAATATAACCCGACCATCCTTAATCAAATGACAAGAGGTTCGACTCCTACCTTTGGTACGGAGTTATCTTAAATCTTTGTCACATCTTTCGATATACCTATAATTGAGCACAAAGCAGTCTTAAATCCATGGCATGTTGTCACGTTCTTCAAAGTACATGTTGTCACATTCTTCAAAGTACCTATAAATCGGCATGACAACACATGAAATAATCATTGGATCGGCCGATGCAATAACCATGGTCTTCAACCAAAGAAATCTGATCTTTTAGCCAAAACGTTTTAATCCATgtctttttaaaattctattaatatgaacaaaaaaattagataagaAAACCAAGCCCATCTGTCAGTTTAACAAAGCATAAAAGGCCCTATTAAATCGATCCTTAGTCTTATTAAAAGCCCAACTGTGAAGCCCATGACCCCTCCCTTCTCTTCTAGATTGGATACCTTATCAGTTATCACATCAATCCTCTCCATCTCTCCTtctcctctcctctctctctctcaattttgaGAAAAGCAGAAGATGTTATCCATGTCAGTGCAACCAAGCATAAAGGGCCCTATTACAAGCCGCCCTTCCTCTGTTTTCAAGAACCTCTCCTCCCCACCCTCAAAAACCTCATTTTCTGTGAACCCAAGAGTTTCCCAATTGCGCTCTACTCACCTCAAATTCAAGCCCGCCGCCGCCGAAGTAGCTCCGGCAGAAACTGCCGCCGAAATCGTCCCACAACCTCAGGTTCACCTACACTGCTCAATTAGCTTTTCACCataaaaaaagattcaatttttattagcATTGCTCTATcacaatttatatatctacTGTTATTATACATTACCAATCATGAAATGCACATAGTGAGTGTGTGTTTTCGATACATTATTACCAGTCAGCTGTGAAGCAGCAGACCGTGGGTGGCCCGCAGCTGGTGCTGAAGTTCATATGGATGGAGAAGAACATCGGTCTCGGGCTAGATCAGAGCATACCGGGGCATGgctccgtgccgctgagcccTTACTTCTTCTGGCCGAGGAAGGATGCGTGGGAAGAGCTCAAGGCGACTCTAGAGAGCAAGCCGTGGATCTCGCAGAAGAAGATGATCATTCTTCTCAATCAGGCCACGGACATCATCAATCTCTGGCAGCAGAGTGGTGGCAATCTGTCTTGAATTCGGCACTTCATGTTGTAATATTTTGACTTTGTGATGTAATTTTACCTGCTTGACTCTCAATAGAAAGGGCCCTTTTCATTGCAAACTTATCAAGATATAACACATATTCAAGAATGAAGTTTTGGAATCTGTTAAATAATCAAGGCATTAGTAACacatgtagtagtagtatataaggCTATGTCTCTTTGCTGGTGTCTAAACAGAGGCAGTAGGCGACTAGGCCGACTACTGGGATGAATCTGAGAAGATTAACCGAATCAACTTTGTCTTGTCGGATGTTTTGGAGGTTGTCGCCTATCAACCATGGCTGGAAAACTAGGTACAGGCAGATATCCCAGATGAAGGCGTAGGCAAGTCTCTCGGATCCGAGATAGTTTTGCAGAAACTCCAGTCTTTCTCCCAAATCTCCAAAATTACCATCTCCTCGGCCGTAAAAGGCCCAAACTATCGACAGCAAGCTTACAATCCCACCAGTGAGTCCAACAATGGCTGCTCCGTTTGTCATGACTGAACCAAGTTGAGAGGTCTTTCTTGGAGTGTCGTCCTCTTGAGCCTCGTTCAGACGTATAGCCATGTAAGGAATCAAGAACGCTGCAGCCAATAAAAGTAGAGGACACAATCCGAATCATTAAAACTATAGAATTTGCAAATGAGATGAGCATGTAAAGGGTAATATCATGAAAGCATAGTTGGCAAAGCAATATCAAAtgactgtgtgtgtgtgtgtgtgtgtggcaaGCACAAACAAGTTGAGAAGCATACTGTTTGTGAGAAACATCTGAAAGCCCCATAATACATCAATTGATCCCTTGAATCTGCCTCTCAGTTTATCAGTGTAAAGCAGAGGAGCAAACATCAGCGTCCACGCAATAACAAGGTTGAATAATCCCTCAGACATCTAAGCAAAACAAGATAACAGCATACGAAATCAGCCTAAAACAGAACGAGGCCCTAAAAGTTTGCTGTACCAGCAAAACTTACTGGATGGAGAACTGGTGCCTCAATGAGATGAATACCGACTGCTCTGCCAAAGCACAATATCACACATGATCACGATACTTGCAATAAGCCATAAAACAGCAGCAAATTGATATCACGTAGCATCAAATTCGAGAGTAAGTAGCATATATATCCGTATAAAATACGACGATGCAACTGAAGAAAGTATTACCTAAGTTTGTCAAAGGCagaataaagaagaaattgaGTGAAAGGCCTATCAGAGAACTGATTGTTTCTGAACTAATGGCCCAGACAGGATCCCCCTACAAGCAAATAAATCAGCAGTAAAATTCTAATTCATTTCGAAGTTGCATTATGATTTATGCCTAAAGAGCAACATCTGCAATCACATTCTCCTCAGAATCTCAAACATTAATGAAATTTCACAGATACAATCAAACTTAAGTATGAATGAATTGATCCATAAACAGAGCTGCTGcggaaataaaaatacttaatacctaaaaaagtagaaattaagctaaattattgattaaataaaggAGCTACACTTACAGGAGCATAGGGAAGTAAGAAGAGCCAAACGATATAAACAGCCTCAGCTATCCACAGAATAACCTGCAGTAGTTTCCTAGCGCCGTCGTTCAGCTCCGAAACGgaaccaccgccgccgccgccagcTGCGGCAGTGGTGCTAGAAATGAAATTTCGATTCAAACGCAACCGCCGTGCGCCTCTACTAGAAATTGACAGACTGCGTCGTTTAATCCGGTCATCGCCGATGAAATCTACACGAGAAATCAAAGCAGGTGTTTTAAAATTGACGATTCGCAACGGTCTAGATGAAGCACAATTTATCGCCGGCGGAGAAACGGCGGTGCATAATGTCACTGTGGAGGATTGCATCTTCGAATGTCTTTACTCCGCCGCCGCTGGCGGTAGTCCGGTTTTTCTATTCGACGCCGGAAAATATCGAATTCACGAGCTAAGAGTAGAGAGTAGAGAGTGGGCGGAAACAGAACTGAGACTATTAACAGAATAATGACGAGGTGGCATGATACTAGTCATTAAAGATTTATTTTGCCTCCAGTTACTTACCCTGCTGCTCCTGCAATTTCAGCTGAAATTGCTGTATCACATATATTGGCGCCTCATTTaaataccaaattttcaatatagtAACAGTACGCGGTATGGTAAATATccaaatttttatatcaaattctTTATGATCATACCATAGCAAATAAAGGTATTGTTTTGGTTTAAGGATTTCAATACAGTATTTCGTAAGATTACAAGATACTCGATGTTGATACgatatactactaaaaatcGATAGATCAGATTTCAATATGGCATACAAAAAATCAGTTTGGTAACCGTACTAAAAATAAACGTACCACAAATTTAGCATTTTCGAAAAAGATCGTTAAAAGTAAATGTATGCCATTAGctcatattgacattttcgTTAAAGCATACAATGTGGTATGCTACTTTTCCATAAAAATTCGGTCAAAATCATTTCTAGTATATTCTGTAATAGGcattcaaataatttgttttaactttttcaatacCTTAACATATTCAAGGTATTTCTTTAGTTGGATTAATTTACGTTTCAGTCCAGctatttcatcttctttcaattattatttcaaacgGAGGAACTTAGTCAAGAATACAGATGTGGATTGTGGTGTCGGCTTGCAGTCCTTCGATAACACAGGGCTGGGCTGAAGCAAGGCAATCCAGACGCAAATAAGCAATTTAGACGAGGATTCAACAGTTTGTACATGGTGGGTATGTGTAACTGCTATAAATTATGTAGAAGAGATAAATATACATGCTTCATGGGGAAAAGGGActgtaaattaaaaagaacaaaGCTGAGAACTCTGCCAGATACCATCTAACACAATTTGCATatcattaaacaaaatattaaacagAAAAAGTTACCTCGTTTCTGCGTGTATGAAAATGAACAGTGGTAGAAAGTGAAGATACAAAGCATGAAGGAGAAATAAGACCAAGAACACATCAATCACAGATTTAGTCTCTATACATTTGCTCATGGACAAATGAAACAAGATAATGCATCACTACTTGTGAGTCTCCGGcaatcaaaattgaatttcgGAGATTGGGAAGTTTAGTCAAGTACACAATTCCTAAGGTATTTATGCTTTATGAAACCAGCTTAGCATCGTTGCTCTTCACAGGTACACGTTTGCATCATATTTTCAACGAACGCAGAAACATTATAGTTGAAGAAGAATCCCCAACAAAATATCAATGAGACGAGAATATTGATTATAAGCTTGCCACAAGTAACAGTAACTTAAAAGACAGAGACATAATTGATTCTAGATCAAATGAGCCTAATGAAGGTGACACAGGGTTTGTCAATCAAAAAAATGGAAACGAATTGGGCAGTCATTTGAATGAAATCGAATAAATAGATGAACATGATGCCAAGGACGTCTTAGCATCAGAAACCTGATTAGCagctaaaaaagaaagagactGAAGACAATAGGCAACACATAATCACTTACCAGTGTGAAGGGATGCTCAACCTACAAACACAACAGATGCCGGTCATGATTGAGGTTTGGAACAACTTATTGAATGGAACATTACCAAAACACCCTCCCTCCACCaacagagaaagaaaaagataaaaagaaaaatggaataGAAATGTCAAACGCGAAACTTACATGAGTTATTTCATGCTCCAGAGCAGTATCCAAACATCTTCAGGGCATACAGTCCTCCAGAACAACCAAACCATGGATCAGATATATGTCAACATCAATGTACGTAATATGAAAGTTCTAAGGCAGaagcaagaaaacaaaacCCATGCGAAGGCACATATGGTGCAACAAAATAAACCAACAATGAATTTACTAGCAAGCATTCATTCAAACATTCAGATGCTAATAGACGAGTCACAGAGAAGGGCAAATATTGCTGTCAAATTTACCATTCATGAACTTGACTACCCAAACCAatgtgaataataaaaatcattagAATAATTCGCGTTCAAATTGGTTAGTTCTTAAAGGTACCACATAAACTCCTAAAAGACAAACCAAGGTACCTTCTCCAGAATGCCTTTAATCATCTAAACCATTGAACAGTTTCCTCATAGCATATGAAGGGTCCTGAATGAAAGATTAGATTAGACTCTCCAGAACCAAATGTCCTACAATAGAGTATAGGAATAAAATCCCGAAAAAGAAACAGATTTAAAAAGTATGtcttatatacatatatataggtggAGGCAGTGTTATTCAGATCTCTATGCTGAGGAAACTAGAGCCACTAATGTAACTAATAATACCAGATCGAGAGTAGAAGTAAACCCGAATGACTGAAAAACAATGATTTCTAAAGCTTTCTTGATTGTCATCATTAACAATTAGTACAAGCAAAGGAAACGCCTTCAGTGAGTTTCTTACAATAGAAACAGAAAACAATCCATGGATAGAACTCCATAACTGCCTTCCCCAAGATCATCTCAAAGAACTCCAACCATGCCCCATTCAATGTCTCCTGAACTCTCGCTCCCAGACAGAAGACAAAGACAGATAAATGTCCAATTAGATAATTCAGTATTGAGACGAGACCAAATGCATGAGTATCTAATGCAACAGCAGTTCTGTAGTCAG
The genomic region above belongs to Salvia hispanica cultivar TCC Black 2014 chromosome 3, UniMelb_Shisp_WGS_1.0, whole genome shotgun sequence and contains:
- the LOC125210006 gene encoding uncharacterized protein LOC125210006, producing MMMISDYRTAVALDTHAFGLVSILNYLIGHLSVFVFCLGARVQETLNGAWLEFFEMILGKAVMEFYPWIVFCFYSSLHTDFIGDDRIKRRSLSISSRGARRLRLNRNFISSTTAAAGGGGGGSVSELNDGARKLLQVILWIAEAVYIVWLFLLPYAPGDPVWAISSETISSLIGLSLNFFFILPLTNLVGIHLIEAPVLHPMSEGLFNLVIAWTLMFAPLLYTDKLRGRFKGSIDVLWGFQMFLTNTFLIPYMAIRLNEAQEDDTPRKTSQLGSVMTNGAAIVGLTGGIVSLLSIVWAFYGRGDGNFGDLGERLEFLQNYLGSERLAYAFIWDICLYLVFQPWLIGDNLQNIRQDKVDSVNLLRFIPVVGLVAYCLCLDTSKET
- the LOC125215822 gene encoding 30S ribosomal protein 3, chloroplastic-like, producing MLSMSVQPSIKGPITSRPSSVFKNLSSPPSKTSFSVNPRVSQLRSTHLKFKPAAAEVAPAETAAEIVPQPQSAVKQQTVGGPQLVLKFIWMEKNIGLGLDQSIPGHGSVPLSPYFFWPRKDAWEELKATLESKPWISQKKMIILLNQATDIINLWQQSGGNLS